The genomic stretch gtacagtggtacctcgacccacgaacagtcctgatcatgaataaatcgggttacgaaccagatgttccaaaatattttgtaccggttgtcgaaccgtgtttcgggccgcgaacccacaaacgtcccgaaaagggtccaatgaaagctccccaaagaaccacccgaaacgcgaagaaatgtccagtataataataatttttttaaaaatcatattttcgatattactgcatttgactgttactcagtcttttaatgttgattgtttagtgttttggggggatgttttgtggttcttttccgtgttttggcgtgtttcgagcgaccagcgtatgctcagttttaatgttttatttaatttagcatttgttagcatgtaaatgtaaatgtatgctctcagttatatgtgcacagtctgtcataatttgattgtacggtagggggtgttgagttgtactgcgcgtgctcgaagtgtatatatgtatgtatagagtgacctaaagagaaagacggcgatatgtcctagttcatggtgaataacgtgttgtgtgaacttatttttccatttataaatcctctattattgttagtcttctcccgattttcttaccgctgcaccgacagtttgacgtgccaacagcattacttgttacaagtaaggttattttaatttaagtctatattcttggtcgcgttctccccatgtcgtcgtggggtttcctccgggtacttgctaaattgcccgtaggagtgcatgtgtgagtgaatggtgtgtgagtgtgccctgcaatgggctggcccccccatcctcgatttttccctgcctcgtacccattgcttccgggataggcaaccgagtaggataagcggtttggaaaatggatggatggattcttggtcatagaaaaatattaaaaattgaagaaaatgcagcgtttctgaggtttaaacatattgaacataatacatatttacaatatttgaaatgggaaaattgattgaggtcacgcacttttcaggtcaggaactaagttcgtgagccgaggtatgactgtatattgaaatatgtttgtgtaaaattcagtatattgtttggactatatttaaattttatgtgcaggttagttagtgtcatatgcagggttgccaaccctcactcaagatgtcttgtagtcaatctgttttgttccattataaacctaaaattagctccatcaaaagtgttggggtagtctgcaaaccctccagactatttacaaggtagtaagacctatggagatgaatgtgcagacttgtctggaattgagaatctcacgccagccagctgaccaatgatagcagctctgcctgtgcagtaatgcggttgttgattgggaaggtgtgggtcagtgcagaagtgtagtccacatgtcaggagtgactgacagctccattgcattgcctgtatgttgtttttcctcattcagaatcagacgaatggagaaagctgtttgctggagcgacgacagatactgggcaacttgggacaagtggggagaggtgattgactggggagatgagaaagagctgtgctccccagcagaatcaccttctgaccaggctgacagttccactgagtcacattcccgaaggcgaattgccaaggcagttagctggacggatgatgcttattgggcagcctgggacaagtgggaagagatcatctgctggggtgatgaagaggagtgctcccaagtaactccacccactagccagcttgggagggataaggggatagatgtacatgggttggaggcttttgtgataaataacaggacaatctccataaagcctgtagacaaccatcaagacagtctgaagataggagctgtgctggtagacctctgccagtttgatctcgaatatttagatcaaagtaaatttaatttcgaaattgtacaagtacaaattggagaagttgaagtggaggagactagagaaaagtcttttgaaaaagcatttgaactggaaattgtggatgtggcagtagaagttGTAAACAGtaaattccagctgaatgctataaatttggatattgttgaaactaaggtggacaaattattattggaagaactgatcgttggcgatttagaagcaggcaatgtgaaggtgtcagtatcaaatggcaatgtggtgaaggtacccttaaggtacccttcaccacagaggaacagaaggaccaggcaaccttagaccatactctctggtggttgactcgtggcaactggacttgtctctgaaagttagaaacgtttcgctgctcatccaagcagcttcttcagactgagggaggtagtaagtgtccacatatttatcctcctgggtaagtagtataagggggctcgttgaatgaaacaaagtggggggggggggagttgcgggtagatgtaaccagtccctcctactccagtagagtgggtcgttaagggtggtccacctggtggaggtgtgaattgggtctgtttttttcctgggaattatttttgttttggcaaatgatgagagggccgcaggttaaattggagacaggttgtgcctaatgcctctacctctgttgagGGAGGGGTTGTGtatttgcacatgcaaagctgcttggacgagcggtgaaacgtttctacctttcagagaggtacaatgtctttggatgtcttttgtcttgtgcagtctgggagttgactgaatgctggggtgggggtagctttccctttgtagtggggtccggtggggcgccttgggctctgtggggcctggtggtgctgctgccttgggccccggtctggatgggcctgggcccccctccctggatggatttcggggaacggggagtgcctatgggggtcagcgggggagctggctccggggggggaggtattttgcccccccccccattcctttcctccccatccctaaatgcttccctcctcccgctccatcacaccaccacacatgtagggctttgaggtgtaggtgcgttgctgggatgcagggtaggtattcctcctctgtcccctcgcgaccacctgtacctcattcatacactacaacgtagacactctcattacttactctctcatgacacatacatttagggcgttggggatggacacacagaatggcatccagagggcggtctgttcattcagccttacctctggtgccagggcccacatctcaattttaatcacacatagacattgagggctctggggagaggccgagctaacaccagctgttggtcggcagggggtggttagtgccatgcccttcacctgttttaaaagcactttagaacaacacataccaacaccacatctgagcgggcgaaggggggcatggggtcttttcacacccccgttccctgttcgccatttggggctgagaggaagagctggtcggggtctgggctggtgggcttctcggctactgcggggtccggggtgatcttctgg from Brienomyrus brachyistius isolate T26 unplaced genomic scaffold, BBRACH_0.4 scaffold63, whole genome shotgun sequence encodes the following:
- the LOC125725238 gene encoding uncharacterized protein LOC125725238 isoform X6 is translated as MARIRRMEKAVCWSDDRYWATWDKWGEVIDWGDEKELCSPAESPSDQADSSTESHSRRRIAKAVSWTDDAYWAAWDKWEEIICWGDEEECSQVTPPTSQLGRDKGIDVHGLEAFVINNRTISIKPVDNHQDSLKIGAVLVDLCQFDLEYLDQSKFNFEIVQVQIGEVEVEETREKSFEKAFELEIVDVAVEVVNSKFQLNAINLDIVETKVDKLLLEELIVGDLEAGNVKVSVSNGNVVKVPLRYPSPQRNRRTRQP